One part of the Triplophysa dalaica isolate WHDGS20190420 chromosome 25, ASM1584641v1, whole genome shotgun sequence genome encodes these proteins:
- the cldn35 gene encoding claudin-4 produces MVNTGMQLISFTCAVTGWIMAIAVTALPQWKVTAFIGSNILTSEIVWQGIWMNCIYQTTGHMQCKTYDSMLALPPDIQAARALMCIAIFLGWLSCTVSCCGMKCTTCAGDDRHAKAGIALSGGVLFILTGLCVLVPVSWTANSVVQDFYNPNVPLQNKRELGQAIYLGWAAAVILMISGAVLSSTCPHFEREGYRRGYMGRSFANSRPSASDPPKPITNSSLPLKEYV; encoded by the coding sequence ATGGTGAACACTGGAATGCAACTGATCAGCTTTACCTGTGCTGTGACAGGATGGATAATGGCTATAGCGGTGACGGCGTTGCCCCAGTGGAAGGTCACAGCCTTCATAGGCAGCAACATCCTCACCTCAGAGATCGTCTGGCAGGGAATCTGGATGAATTGTATCTATCAGACCACCGGCCACATGCAGTGCAAGACCTACGATTCCATGCTGGCTCTACCGCCTGATATACAGGCGGCACGGGCTCTCATGTGCATTGCCATCTTCTTGGGCTGGTTGTCCTGCACCGTCTCTTGCTGTGGCATGAAGTGCACCACCTGCGCCGGGGACGATCGCCATGCCAAGGCCGGCATAGCTCTGTCCGGTGGGGTGCTCTTCATCCTGACGGGACTGTGCGTCCTTGTGCCCGTATCTTGGACAGCAAACAGTGTGGTGCAGGACTTCTACAATCCCAATGTTCCTCTGCAGAACAAGCGGGAGCTGGGTCAGGCCATTTATCTGGGATGGGCGGCAGCCGTCATTCTTATGATTAGTGGTGCGGTTCTGAGCAGCACCTGCCCGCACTTTGAGAGAGAAGGGTACAGACGGGGGTACATGGGCCGTAGCTTTGCCAACTCAAGACCTTCTGCATCCGATCCTCCCAAGCCCATCACCAACAGTTCCTTGCCTCTTAAGGAGTATGTTTAG
- the c19h1orf109 gene encoding ribosome biogenesis protein C1orf109 homolog codes for MSTVLASFHEQLHKCFEILKVNKSIWEGVLVECTSMMSSLGNLATQIKALKNVQLANTPLAHFPCLQERLHYKLSLAVDTVLRKLDEKMDALQTARNTISQHVSAAFQFYEKNTLDIVCCVARSATCPSIADMLEWLQDADRHYRLQLLQRRNFLQMLTPNDLTLMETAPKRWDSLRLPSREERIGDALCQVSFLMEVSSKAQL; via the exons ATGTCTACCGTTTTAGCGTCGTTTCACGAACAGCTTCACAAATGCTTTGagattttaaaagtgaataaaagtATTTGGGAAGGGGTGTTAGTTGAATGTACTTCTATGATGAGCTCTCTCGGGAACCTCGCCACGCAGATAAAGGCGTTGAAAAACGTGCAGCTTGCAAACACACCTCTGGCCCATTTCCCTTGTTTACAAGAACGACTTCATTATAAACTCTCACTGGCTGTGGATACAGTTCTGAGAAAGTTAGATGAGAAAAT GGATGCTCTTCAGACAGCGAGGAACACCATCAGTCAACATGTGTCTGCTGCTTTCCAGTTCTATGAGAAAAACACACTTGACATTGTTTGTTGTGTCGCCAGATCAGCCACGTGTCCCTCCATCGCAGACATGTTAGAGTGGCTTCAAGATGCAGATCGTCATTACCGCCTCCA ATTACTGCAGAGAAGAAACTTTCTGCAGATGCTGACACCCAATGATCTTACGTTAATGGAAACCGCACCAAAGAGATGGGACTCTTTGCGTTTACCCAGTAGAGAGGAGAGAATTGGGG atgcACTGTGTCAAGTATCCTTCTTAATGGAAGTGTCTTCCAAAGCTCAGCTTTGA
- the cdca8 gene encoding borealin gives MAPRKRTQTSKNKKNPKTRKLEAFLLDFDDEVHTIVERLKEKTNNLLKDADNLYKTALIKLPMAVRKMNWIEYCNLDKPKSQVDDSKVQEEAAQVELAISENHTISSKVVSKAKNSAHSDDENTAPLKSTVKKKKAPKKAPSTSRKAKALSVSVQGSTIRKSTRKPLVTPARTFLESSVIGPTPLITPRFDSRLPKTPAIRLPRHQEKVYSMSVNGSPIAGSAEDIVISVPLGNGECIQLLASEMDSVDLSQLDEKALRRIRNLQNRLTALCGTSK, from the exons ATGGCACCGAGAAAACGGACACAGACttcaaaaaacaagaaaaatccGAAGACGCGCAAACTGGAAGCTTTTCTGCTAGATTTTGACGACGAAG TTCACACCATTGTTGAGAGATTAAAGGAAAAGACCAACAACCTTCTGAAAGATGCAGACAACCTGTATAAAACAGCACTGATAAAGCTGCCAATGGCAGTGAGGAAGATGAACTGGATTGAATACTGCA ATTTGGACAAGCCAAAGTCACAAGTCGATGATTCAAAG GTGCAAGAGGAAGCTGCACAGGTTGAACTTGCTATTTCCGAGAATCATACAATTTCTTCCAAAGTTGTTTCAAAAG CCAAAAACAGTGCACATTCTGATGATGAAAACACGGCACCCCTGAAATCTACAGTGAAGAAG aagaaagctcCAAAGAAGGCACCTTCGACCTCCAGGAAGGCTAAAGCTCTCTCTGTCAGCGTGCAGGGAAGCACCATTCGAAA GTCTACAAGAAAGCCTCTGGTCACCCCTGCTAGAACTTTTCTAGAGTCTTCAGTCATTGGCCCAACGCCACTCATTACACCACGATTTGACTCCAG ATTGCCAAAGACTCCAGCAATCAGACTTCCACGGCATCAGGAGAAGGTGTATAGCATGTCTGTCAATGGCTCACCCATTGCAGGGAGTGCTGAAGACATTGTCATTAGCGTCCCACTCGGAAATGGAGAG TGCATTCAGCTGCTGGCCAGTGAGATGGACTCTGTGGATCTGAGTCAGCTAGATGAGAAAGCACTACGCAGGATAAGAAACCTGCAG AATCGTCTTACAGCTCTTTGTGGAACGTCAAAGTGA